In a genomic window of Flavobacterium crassostreae:
- a CDS encoding UDP-N-acetylmuramoyl-L-alanyl-D-glutamate--2,6-diaminopimelate ligase: MIVLKDILYKVAIEAVNGATDIAVNKIEFDSRKIVPNDVFVAIRGTVSNGHDFISKAIALGAKTIICDTLSQKLEQGITYIKVKDTNKALAYMAANYFGNPSGKLKLVGITGTNGKTTVASLLYQLFQKAGYKVGLLSTVKIMVDTQEYKATHTTPDSITINHYLHEMVAKGVAYCFMEVSSHGIHQQRTEALHFTGGVFTNLSHDHLDYHPTFAEYRDVKKSFFDNLPKSAFALSNIDDKNGAVMLQNTVAQKSTYALKTYADYKAQILENQLSGLLLKINSNEVWVKLIGSFNAYNVLAIYGTALALGLEGLETLRLLSNLESVSGRFEYVVSDSNITAIIDYAHTPDALENVLKTIQDIRTHNEQLITVVGCGGNRDKAKRPIMAGIASELSDKAILTSDNPREEDPEAIIQEMETGVAAQNYKKILTITDRKQAIKTACQLAQPKDIILIAGKGHETYQEIKGIRHDFDDMQLVKEILEQLHK; encoded by the coding sequence GTGATAGTACTTAAAGACATATTATACAAAGTAGCCATTGAAGCCGTAAACGGTGCTACAGATATTGCAGTCAATAAAATAGAATTTGACTCCAGAAAAATAGTGCCAAACGATGTTTTTGTAGCCATTAGAGGGACAGTATCTAACGGGCACGATTTTATTTCAAAAGCCATTGCGTTAGGAGCCAAAACTATAATTTGTGATACACTCTCCCAAAAACTAGAGCAGGGTATTACTTACATAAAGGTAAAAGACACCAATAAAGCGTTGGCCTATATGGCAGCTAATTATTTTGGTAACCCTTCCGGGAAATTAAAACTAGTAGGCATCACAGGTACTAATGGCAAAACCACTGTAGCATCGTTATTATACCAATTGTTTCAAAAAGCGGGTTACAAAGTAGGTTTGTTGTCTACGGTAAAAATCATGGTAGATACCCAAGAATATAAAGCCACACATACCACACCAGACTCCATTACTATCAACCATTATTTGCACGAAATGGTTGCCAAAGGAGTTGCTTATTGTTTTATGGAAGTGAGTTCCCACGGAATACACCAACAAAGAACCGAAGCACTTCATTTTACAGGAGGGGTTTTCACGAATCTATCCCACGATCATTTAGATTACCATCCTACTTTTGCAGAATATAGAGACGTAAAAAAGTCTTTTTTTGATAATTTACCTAAATCCGCTTTTGCATTATCCAATATAGATGACAAAAATGGAGCCGTAATGTTACAAAACACGGTAGCCCAAAAAAGCACCTACGCCCTAAAAACCTATGCAGATTATAAGGCACAAATACTTGAAAATCAATTGTCTGGTTTGTTATTAAAAATAAACTCCAATGAAGTTTGGGTCAAGCTCATAGGCAGTTTTAATGCTTATAATGTTTTAGCGATCTACGGCACCGCCTTAGCTTTAGGGTTAGAGGGACTAGAAACCCTTCGGTTGTTATCCAATTTAGAGAGTGTATCTGGAAGGTTTGAATATGTTGTTTCGGATAGCAATATCACGGCCATCATTGATTATGCACACACGCCGGATGCATTAGAGAACGTCTTAAAAACAATTCAAGATATCCGTACCCATAACGAACAATTGATCACCGTAGTGGGTTGTGGCGGAAATAGAGATAAAGCAAAACGGCCTATTATGGCTGGTATTGCCTCAGAGTTAAGTGATAAAGCAATACTGACTTCGGACAACCCTAGGGAAGAAGATCCAGAGGCTATTATTCAAGAAATGGAAACAGGAGTTGCAGCTCAAAATTATAAAAAAATACTGACCATTACGGACCGAAAACAAGCCATCAAAACCGCATGCCAATTAGCGCAACCCAAAGATATTATTTTAATTGCCGGCAAAGGACACGAAACCTATCAAGAAATTAAGGGCATACGCCACGATTTTGACGACATGCAACTAGTAAAAGAAATTTTAGAACAACTACATAAATAG
- a CDS encoding penicillin-binding protein — protein sequence MAVEDKHISYRIYLVAFAVFLMAIGIAVKLTNIQWVEGAYYRKLAKERTVKNFVIPANKGNIYSADGSLLATSIPNYEIRFDAVAPKAAVFEKNIGPLSDSLARFLNKPSSHYQNELRKARANNNRYYLISRNLSYTDYIKIKSFPLFKLGAYKGGIIVEQKTVREHPIGKIAERTIGYERLNSNGVLDGKGIEWAYRKYLNGKDGKILKQKIAKGQWKPIRDVNEVDPQDGYDVISTIDVYIQDIAHHALLKQLQEFEADHGCVVVMETETGKVKAISNLGRASDGSYYETTNYAVAESHEPGSTFKLVDMMALLEDKLVDTSTVYNTFGGEIRYSGKAVRDSRKGGYGKISLARGFELSSNTVMVQAVYQNYKDNPAQFVDHINSYGLNKKLKMDFEGEGRPYIPQPEDKSWNTISLPWMAFGYGVSITPMQTLAFYNAVANNGVMVKPQFISEIKEWNKTILKVDTEVINPRICSPETIKKLKVVLANVVKKGTASKLYSKDFSMAGKTGTAQVNYGKRNGAGMYYASSFVGYFPADHPKYSCIVVVHKPSTAKGDFYGAGVAGPVFKRIAQKIFTDAPSTNEITDLNKKIVKQDKSYNAYYTALQKSKKRIPNVKGMPGMDAIALLENLGFNVKTKGIGKVKTQSNATDQGAINNKTIILELL from the coding sequence ATGGCAGTAGAAGATAAACATATATCCTACAGAATTTATCTAGTTGCATTTGCAGTCTTTTTGATGGCAATAGGCATTGCTGTGAAATTAACTAACATCCAGTGGGTTGAAGGGGCCTATTATAGAAAATTAGCCAAAGAAAGAACCGTCAAGAATTTTGTTATTCCAGCCAATAAAGGAAATATTTATTCTGCTGATGGTAGTCTGTTAGCCACCTCTATCCCTAATTACGAAATACGTTTTGATGCCGTGGCGCCCAAAGCAGCCGTATTTGAGAAAAACATAGGGCCGTTATCCGACTCCTTGGCTCGTTTTTTAAACAAACCAAGCAGCCATTACCAAAATGAATTACGAAAAGCTAGAGCAAATAACAATAGATATTATTTGATTTCGCGCAATTTGAGTTATACGGATTATATCAAAATAAAAAGTTTTCCACTATTTAAGCTTGGAGCCTATAAAGGTGGCATTATAGTGGAGCAAAAAACCGTAAGAGAGCATCCGATAGGCAAAATAGCCGAAAGAACCATTGGTTATGAACGCCTGAATTCCAACGGAGTTTTGGACGGAAAAGGCATTGAGTGGGCTTACCGAAAATATTTAAATGGCAAAGATGGGAAAATTCTTAAGCAAAAAATTGCCAAAGGACAATGGAAACCCATACGAGATGTTAACGAGGTAGATCCTCAAGATGGGTATGATGTAATCTCTACCATAGATGTATACATTCAAGACATTGCGCACCATGCTTTATTGAAGCAGTTGCAAGAATTTGAGGCAGACCATGGTTGTGTTGTGGTTATGGAAACCGAAACCGGAAAAGTAAAAGCTATTTCTAATTTAGGAAGAGCAAGTGACGGCAGCTACTACGAAACCACCAACTATGCCGTAGCAGAATCTCATGAACCAGGTTCCACGTTTAAGTTAGTGGACATGATGGCACTTTTGGAAGACAAGTTAGTAGATACCAGCACGGTTTATAACACCTTTGGGGGCGAAATTAGGTATTCTGGAAAAGCAGTTCGAGATTCTCGTAAAGGCGGTTACGGCAAAATTTCTTTGGCAAGAGGTTTTGAATTATCCTCCAATACGGTAATGGTTCAAGCGGTCTATCAAAACTATAAGGATAATCCAGCTCAATTTGTAGACCACATAAATTCTTACGGATTAAACAAAAAATTAAAAATGGATTTTGAAGGAGAAGGAAGGCCGTATATACCCCAACCTGAAGATAAATCTTGGAATACTATTTCTCTACCATGGATGGCATTTGGCTATGGAGTTTCTATAACACCGATGCAAACCTTGGCGTTTTATAATGCAGTAGCAAATAATGGCGTTATGGTAAAGCCACAATTTATTTCGGAAATCAAAGAATGGAATAAAACCATTTTAAAGGTAGACACCGAAGTAATAAACCCCCGGATATGCTCACCAGAGACCATCAAAAAATTAAAAGTAGTCCTTGCTAATGTGGTCAAAAAAGGAACTGCATCCAAGTTGTATTCCAAAGATTTTTCGATGGCAGGCAAAACCGGAACAGCACAAGTAAACTATGGCAAACGTAACGGTGCCGGAATGTATTATGCCTCTTCTTTTGTGGGTTATTTTCCAGCAGATCATCCTAAATACTCCTGTATTGTAGTGGTTCATAAACCAAGTACGGCCAAAGGAGATTTTTATGGAGCAGGTGTTGCTGGGCCCGTTTTTAAAAGAATTGCACAAAAAATCTTCACAGATGCCCCGTCTACCAATGAAATAACAGATTTAAACAAAAAAATAGTAAAGCAAGATAAAAGCTATAATGCATATTACACGGCATTACAAAAATCCAAAAAACGCATTCCTAATGTTAAAGGGATGCCAGGCATGGATGCAATTGCATTATTAGAAAACTTAGGATTTAACGTAAAAACCAAAGGGATCGGAAAAGTCAAAACGCAATCTAATGCTACAGATCAAGGAGCTATAAACAACAAAACCATAATACTCGAATTATTGTGA
- a CDS encoding FtsL-like putative cell division protein, which translates to MKTGVYDILKAKFLIDDDAIKNWRFIVFIILLAIIMIANTQRFEQKVFRIAALTNEVKELRSEFVDRRSQLMKLRMESTVSQKMIVKNIFPATVPPVKIKVKKEEEKSFLKKIWQ; encoded by the coding sequence ATGAAAACAGGAGTGTATGACATACTAAAAGCAAAATTTTTGATTGACGATGATGCAATCAAAAATTGGCGTTTTATTGTTTTTATTATTCTCTTGGCAATTATAATGATTGCAAATACGCAGCGCTTTGAGCAAAAAGTATTTAGAATTGCAGCGCTAACCAATGAGGTGAAAGAATTGCGTTCTGAATTTGTGGACCGTCGTTCTCAATTAATGAAGTTACGGATGGAGTCTACGGTTTCTCAAAAAATGATTGTAAAAAACATTTTTCCGGCCACGGTTCCTCCAGTAAAAATTAAAGTAAAAAAAGAAGAAGAAAAGAGTTTTTTAAAAAAAATATGGCAGTAG
- the rsmH gene encoding 16S rRNA (cytosine(1402)-N(4))-methyltransferase RsmH, whose protein sequence is MTMTMEYHNPVLLQESVDGLDIKPNGVYVDVTFGGGGHSKEILRRLGPEGKLFAFDQDEDALANALADERFVLINENFRHLKRFLRFNGIKSVDGILGDLGVSSHQFDVPERGFSTRFDAELDMRMSQKNNLNAYKVVNEYDDENLRRVFLDYGELKSAPALARTIIASRELCPIKTTDELKEVLAKYLPEKVRNKILAQIYQAIRIEVNQEMDVLKEFLEQSLEILNPEGRLSVISYHSLEDRLVKRFMKNGLFEGEPERDFFGNFSVPFKTIGKLIIPSPEEIKTNNRARSAKLRIAKKI, encoded by the coding sequence ATGACGATGACAATGGAATATCATAATCCAGTTTTACTTCAAGAATCCGTAGATGGCTTAGATATTAAGCCCAATGGTGTGTATGTAGATGTAACTTTTGGAGGTGGAGGACACTCTAAAGAAATTTTAAGAAGGCTAGGGCCGGAGGGCAAATTGTTTGCTTTTGATCAAGACGAAGATGCCTTGGCTAACGCTCTTGCGGACGAACGTTTTGTGCTAATAAATGAAAATTTTAGGCATTTAAAACGATTTTTACGTTTTAATGGCATAAAAAGTGTAGACGGAATATTAGGTGATTTAGGCGTTTCTTCCCATCAATTTGATGTTCCAGAAAGAGGGTTTTCTACTCGTTTTGATGCAGAACTAGACATGAGAATGAGTCAGAAAAACAATTTAAACGCCTATAAAGTTGTCAACGAATACGATGACGAAAATCTAAGAAGAGTATTTCTGGATTATGGCGAGTTAAAAAGTGCACCTGCTCTTGCAAGAACTATTATTGCATCTCGAGAACTATGCCCAATTAAAACCACAGACGAGCTAAAAGAGGTTTTGGCAAAATACCTGCCAGAGAAAGTAAGAAATAAAATATTGGCCCAAATTTATCAAGCCATCAGGATTGAAGTAAATCAAGAAATGGATGTTTTAAAAGAATTTTTAGAGCAATCCTTAGAGATTTTAAACCCCGAAGGCAGGTTGAGCGTTATCTCTTACCATTCTTTAGAGGATAGGTTGGTAAAACGATTTATGAAAAATGGGTTGTTTGAGGGAGAACCAGAGAGAGACTTTTTTGGTAATTTTTCGGTTCCTTTTAAAACCATCGGTAAACTAATTATACCTAGTCCCGAAGAAATAAAAACAAACAATAGAGCCCGTAGTGCAAAATTAAGAATTGCCAAAAAAATATAA
- a CDS encoding division/cell wall cluster transcriptional repressor MraZ: MNSIVGTYECKVDAKGRVLLPAPLKKQLAASLQDGFVLKRSVFQPCLELYPMEEWNVMMQKINKLNRFVKKNNDFIRRFTAGVKIVEIDSLGRLLVPKDLMLFGSIAKEVVFSSAVTIVEIWDKDLYEKSISGEDLDFADLAEDVMGNLNDDDNGIS, encoded by the coding sequence TTGAACTCAATTGTTGGTACATACGAATGTAAGGTCGATGCAAAAGGGAGGGTTTTGTTGCCCGCACCCCTTAAAAAGCAGTTGGCAGCTTCACTTCAAGACGGATTTGTCTTGAAGCGTTCGGTGTTTCAGCCTTGTTTGGAGTTGTATCCTATGGAAGAATGGAATGTAATGATGCAAAAAATAAACAAACTCAATCGCTTTGTTAAAAAAAACAATGATTTTATTCGTCGGTTTACTGCTGGGGTAAAAATTGTAGAAATAGACTCTTTAGGCAGGTTGTTAGTGCCTAAGGATTTGATGCTTTTTGGAAGTATTGCCAAAGAGGTGGTTTTTTCATCGGCGGTTACTATCGTAGAGATTTGGGACAAAGATTTGTACGAAAAATCAATAAGTGGCGAAGATCTAGATTTTGCTGATTTAGCAGAAGATGTAATGGGAAATTTAAATGACGATGACAATGGAATATCATAA
- a CDS encoding alpha/beta fold hydrolase has translation MEKNYKKEGKYSYYEAGEGTPIVILHGLMGGLSNFDAVASYFSEKGYKIVIPDLPIYTQNILKTNVKSFAKYVKDFITFKGFDNVILLGNSLGGHIALYHTKMYPEKVIGLVITGSSGLYESAMGDSYPKRGDYEYIKKKAEDVFYDPKVATPELIDEVYASVNDRIKLIKTLTIAKSAIRHNMAKDLPNMKVPTCIIWGKNDKVTPPDVAEEFNKLLPNSSLYWIDKCGHAAMMEQPEEFNRLLEEWLTTTNL, from the coding sequence ATGGAAAAAAACTATAAAAAAGAAGGTAAATACAGCTATTATGAAGCTGGCGAAGGAACGCCTATTGTAATTTTACACGGTCTGATGGGAGGGCTAAGTAATTTTGATGCTGTAGCTAGTTACTTTTCTGAAAAAGGGTATAAAATAGTTATTCCAGACTTACCAATTTACACCCAGAATATCTTAAAGACTAATGTCAAAAGTTTTGCTAAATACGTCAAAGATTTTATTACTTTTAAAGGATTTGATAACGTAATCCTTTTAGGAAACTCCTTAGGAGGACATATTGCATTGTACCATACCAAAATGTATCCCGAAAAAGTAATTGGTTTAGTAATTACTGGTAGCTCCGGGTTGTACGAGAGTGCCATGGGGGACAGTTATCCCAAAAGGGGCGATTATGAATACATCAAAAAGAAAGCAGAAGATGTTTTTTATGACCCTAAGGTAGCCACACCAGAACTCATCGACGAAGTATATGCCTCTGTGAATGACCGCATAAAATTAATTAAAACCCTTACAATTGCCAAGAGTGCCATACGCCACAACATGGCTAAAGACCTGCCTAACATGAAGGTTCCCACGTGTATCATCTGGGGCAAAAATGACAAAGTAACTCCTCCGGATGTGGCCGAAGAGTTCAACAAACTGCTTCCTAATTCTAGTTTATACTGGATCGATAAATGTGGTCATGCCGCAATGATGGAACAACCCGAAGAGTTTAATAGACTACTGGAAGAGTGGTTAACTACAACCAATTTATAA
- the yihA gene encoding ribosome biogenesis GTP-binding protein YihA/YsxC, whose product MKINTAEFVISNSDVTKCPKDFLPEYAFIGRSNVGKSSLINMLTNHKKLAKTSGRPGKTQLINHFLINNNWFLVDLPGYGYAKVSKKTKSVFQQFITDYFETRQQLVCAFVLIDIRHEAQGIDIEFMSYMGESEIPFCIIFTKADKISRVKIDSHIASYKKNMFANNWAEMPHYFVTSATESIGKEELLSYIDEVNQEVFKNKQ is encoded by the coding sequence ATGAAAATCAATACTGCCGAATTTGTAATTAGCAATTCTGATGTTACTAAATGTCCCAAAGATTTTTTGCCAGAATACGCATTTATAGGTAGGTCCAATGTAGGAAAGTCTTCCTTGATAAACATGTTGACCAATCACAAAAAATTAGCAAAAACATCCGGAAGACCCGGAAAAACGCAGTTAATAAATCATTTTTTAATCAATAACAATTGGTTTTTGGTAGATTTGCCAGGTTATGGCTATGCTAAGGTATCCAAAAAAACCAAATCTGTATTCCAACAATTTATCACGGATTATTTTGAAACCAGACAACAGCTTGTTTGCGCCTTTGTACTGATCGATATCAGACACGAAGCCCAAGGAATCGATATTGAGTTTATGTCTTACATGGGAGAGAGCGAAATTCCGTTTTGTATTATTTTTACAAAAGCAGACAAAATTAGTAGAGTAAAAATTGACTCGCATATTGCTTCGTACAAAAAGAATATGTTTGCCAACAATTGGGCCGAAATGCCCCATTATTTTGTCACCTCAGCAACAGAATCTATTGGCAAAGAAGAGCTTTTAAGCTACATTGACGAAGTTAACCAAGAGGTGTTTAAAAACAAACAATAA
- a CDS encoding phosphatase PAP2 family protein encodes MLEQLLSLDTQLFIYLNGLGSSTYDWLWLRITRQLNWTPLFLVLLYLMLKKLGIKQTLYLLLAIAVLITFSDQVTNLFKNGFQRLRPCNNPVIKDSIRIVQSRSSYSFFSGHAATSMAVSVFIYHNIKHYFKYAYVLFLWSLVFAYSRIYLGLHYPVDILTGYLFGATSGCLAFWLFQNLQKKYFPKAVSKHNGNPVN; translated from the coding sequence ATGCTAGAACAATTACTATCCCTAGATACACAATTATTTATTTATCTCAATGGGCTCGGCTCTAGTACATATGATTGGTTGTGGTTGCGAATTACTAGACAACTTAATTGGACTCCGTTATTTTTGGTGTTGTTATACCTTATGCTTAAAAAATTAGGTATAAAACAAACCTTGTATCTGTTGCTTGCAATAGCAGTTTTAATAACTTTTTCAGACCAAGTAACCAATTTATTTAAAAACGGATTTCAGCGTTTGCGCCCATGCAACAATCCAGTTATCAAAGACAGTATCAGGATTGTTCAATCCAGGAGTTCTTACAGTTTCTTTTCGGGTCACGCAGCAACAAGTATGGCGGTTTCTGTATTTATTTACCACAATATCAAACATTATTTTAAATACGCTTATGTATTGTTTTTATGGTCTTTAGTGTTTGCTTACAGCCGTATTTATTTAGGATTACACTATCCGGTAGATATTCTGACGGGCTACCTTTTTGGGGCAACATCCGGTTGTTTGGCTTTTTGGTTGTTTCAAAATTTACAAAAAAAATACTTTCCAAAGGCTGTTTCCAAACACAACGGTAATCCAGTAAATTAA
- a CDS encoding Sec-independent protein translocase subunit TatA/TatB: protein MFGIGGGELVFIMFIVLMLFGSDKVPEMARTMGKAMAQLKHATNDIKSEIQKGAESNGLDAKSLSDMSGNIHSEISKVKEDLLGDSIIQANKVKEDIQEVTGPVKRNM, encoded by the coding sequence ATGTTTGGCATAGGAGGAGGAGAATTAGTTTTCATTATGTTTATTGTGTTAATGCTTTTTGGTTCCGACAAAGTTCCAGAAATGGCTCGTACTATGGGAAAAGCGATGGCACAGCTAAAGCATGCAACAAATGATATCAAGAGCGAGATACAAAAAGGAGCCGAGTCTAATGGTTTAGACGCTAAATCCTTGTCGGATATGAGCGGAAATATACATTCTGAAATTAGTAAAGTAAAAGAGGATCTCTTAGGAGATTCTATAATTCAGGCCAATAAAGTAAAAGAAGACATCCAAGAAGTGACAGGACCTGTAAAACGCAACATGTAA
- a CDS encoding M1 family metallopeptidase has protein sequence MKKITLLLLFPVLLIAQEKATTANTAQSGRYDTNKFSQMYDLLATPNMFRTASGAPGPAYYQQQADYKMDIELDDKNAKLHGSETVTYYNNSPDSLEYLWVQLDQNQMAKDSQTPLAESEKMEQTFPPSNFADKFLKKELERGFVIEHVKDAKGAPLSYTINHTMMRINLASPLKPGTSISFAIKWWYNINNYQTEGGRSGYELFEKEGNRLYVIAQFYPRMAVYNDVEGWQNMQFWGGGEFALPFGNFDVNITVPADHVMEATGELTNRSEVFTAAQLKRYELAQKTFDKPVIIVTQQEAEIAEKGFSDKKKTWKFSAKNVRDFGIATSRKFIYDAMAVQLNDKVVMAASVYPKEANPLWEETSTRTVAHTLKSYSAHTFDYPYPKAVSVSAADQGMEYPMICWNFGRPDENGNTSEQIKNAMIGVVIHEVGHNFFPMIVNSDERQWTWMDEGLNSFMEYMAEVELGTNFPSRRGPARKIVPYMSGDQKFLEPIMSNSEGIIQFGNNAYAKPATGLNILRETIMGRELFDHAFKVYANRWKFKHPTPEDFFRTMEDASGVDLDWFFRGWFYSTDVVDIGISNVKQYYVTETPTQELKNSRVKKGRFDLEKGPFVYLVEEDNKELRARDKKALKIEDVTLLAEYVATVSDTEKDAFKTPKYFYQVTYNKPGGMLMPILVAITYEDDTVENFKYPAQIWRKNNQNAVKVYATEKAIKKIQLDPELETADIDLTNNTWPKESLKSKFD, from the coding sequence ATGAAGAAAATCACTCTTTTATTACTTTTTCCGGTACTATTAATCGCCCAAGAAAAAGCAACCACCGCAAACACGGCCCAGTCCGGAAGGTATGATACCAACAAATTTAGCCAAATGTATGATTTATTGGCTACCCCTAATATGTTTCGTACGGCTTCTGGAGCCCCTGGACCTGCGTACTATCAGCAACAAGCGGATTATAAAATGGATATTGAGTTAGATGATAAAAATGCAAAACTTCATGGCTCTGAGACCGTTACCTATTATAATAATTCGCCGGATAGTTTAGAGTATTTGTGGGTGCAGTTAGATCAAAATCAAATGGCTAAAGACTCTCAGACTCCTTTGGCGGAGAGCGAAAAAATGGAACAAACTTTTCCGCCAAGTAATTTTGCCGACAAATTTCTAAAAAAAGAATTGGAACGTGGTTTTGTTATAGAACACGTAAAAGACGCTAAAGGAGCTCCTTTATCCTATACCATCAACCACACCATGATGCGTATCAATTTAGCAAGTCCATTAAAGCCAGGAACTAGCATTTCTTTTGCAATAAAATGGTGGTATAATATCAATAATTACCAAACTGAAGGCGGGCGTTCTGGTTATGAACTCTTCGAGAAAGAAGGCAATAGATTGTATGTTATAGCGCAATTTTATCCCAGAATGGCAGTATATAATGATGTAGAAGGATGGCAGAACATGCAGTTTTGGGGTGGTGGAGAGTTTGCTTTACCATTCGGTAATTTTGATGTAAATATCACTGTACCAGCAGATCATGTCATGGAGGCAACCGGAGAACTGACCAATAGGAGTGAGGTGTTTACAGCTGCACAACTAAAAAGATACGAATTGGCTCAAAAAACATTTGACAAACCAGTAATTATAGTTACCCAACAAGAAGCCGAAATAGCCGAAAAAGGCTTTTCGGATAAGAAAAAAACCTGGAAGTTTAGTGCCAAAAATGTTCGTGACTTTGGTATTGCAACCTCCAGAAAATTTATTTATGACGCCATGGCAGTACAGCTAAACGATAAGGTAGTTATGGCTGCTTCGGTGTATCCTAAAGAAGCAAACCCATTATGGGAAGAAACCTCCACAAGAACCGTAGCGCATACCCTAAAAAGTTATTCAGCACATACCTTTGACTATCCATATCCTAAGGCTGTATCGGTATCTGCGGCAGACCAAGGAATGGAATATCCTATGATTTGTTGGAACTTTGGTCGTCCTGATGAAAACGGAAATACCAGCGAGCAAATCAAGAACGCTATGATTGGAGTAGTAATCCATGAGGTGGGACACAACTTTTTTCCTATGATTGTAAACTCAGACGAGCGACAATGGACTTGGATGGACGAGGGTTTAAATTCCTTTATGGAATACATGGCAGAAGTGGAGTTAGGAACCAATTTTCCTTCCAGAAGAGGTCCTGCCAGAAAAATTGTGCCTTACATGAGTGGGGATCAAAAATTTTTAGAACCAATTATGTCTAACTCGGAAGGGATCATTCAATTTGGGAATAATGCCTACGCCAAACCAGCAACGGGTCTAAATATTCTAAGAGAAACCATCATGGGCAGAGAATTATTTGACCATGCATTTAAGGTATATGCTAACCGTTGGAAATTTAAACATCCTACGCCAGAGGATTTCTTTAGAACCATGGAAGATGCCTCCGGGGTAGATTTGGACTGGTTTTTTAGAGGCTGGTTTTATTCCACAGATGTGGTAGATATTGGTATTAGTAATGTAAAGCAATACTACGTTACAGAAACTCCTACTCAAGAATTAAAAAACAGTCGGGTTAAAAAAGGCCGTTTTGATCTAGAAAAAGGCCCTTTTGTTTATTTGGTTGAAGAAGATAATAAAGAACTGCGTGCTAGAGATAAAAAAGCATTAAAAATAGAAGATGTAACCCTGTTGGCAGAATATGTTGCTACTGTTTCGGATACAGAAAAAGATGCCTTTAAAACACCAAAGTATTTTTATCAAGTAACTTATAACAAACCAGGAGGAATGTTAATGCCTATACTTGTTGCTATTACCTATGAAGACGATACGGTTGAAAATTTTAAATATCCAGCCCAGATTTGGAGAAAAAACAACCAAAATGCCGTAAAGGTATATGCTACCGAAAAGGCTATTAAAAAAATCCAGTTAGACCCAGAATTAGAAACAGCAGATATTGATCTAACTAACAATACATGGCCTAAAGAATCGCTAAAATCTAAATTTGATTAA
- a CDS encoding DUF6702 family protein — translation MKKTTLTVLVLFSVLALTSFAAHKFYMGIYQINYASDKKMLQITSRIFLDDINKALEKKYQISTHLGTPKETPQEVALLQKYLSEKLVIKVNGVAQPMHFLNKEVASDVLVCYLSIKDLRKIKSLEVYNAVLMDLESEQQNIVHFTGFGDKQSHLFTASNARQMLKL, via the coding sequence ATGAAAAAAACAACCCTAACCGTATTGGTGCTTTTTTCTGTGTTGGCACTCACTTCCTTTGCGGCGCACAAGTTTTATATGGGTATTTACCAAATAAATTATGCTTCGGATAAAAAAATGCTTCAAATCACGAGTCGTATTTTTTTGGATGATATAAACAAAGCATTAGAAAAAAAATACCAAATTTCTACCCATTTGGGGACTCCAAAAGAAACTCCCCAAGAAGTAGCCTTGCTCCAAAAATACCTTTCTGAAAAGTTGGTAATAAAAGTAAATGGCGTAGCGCAACCGATGCATTTTTTGAACAAAGAAGTAGCCAGTGATGTATTAGTTTGCTATCTTAGTATTAAAGATCTTCGGAAGATAAAGAGTCTAGAGGTGTATAATGCGGTTTTAATGGATTTGGAATCAGAACAACAAAATATAGTTCACTTTACAGGCTTTGGAGACAAGCAAAGCCATCTTTTTACAGCATCCAATGCTAGGCAGATGTTAAAACTTTAA